The following DNA comes from Methanomassiliicoccales archaeon LGM-DZ1.
GAAGCTCATACCCTTTCCTAAAGCCAAACCATCTGGCCATCTGAAGGAGAGTATCGGCCTGTTTCACTGTCCTCCTGAAATATGAAACCACCAGTCCTTCGATGGTTAATCCACGGGACAGTGTATTCCCCCCTATTACGATAAATGCGGGGGCATACTCTTCCACCTTATCTTTTTCGCTCGGATACACTATCCGAATGGTAAAATTGATTTCATTCCTGATTGGGTCGCTGTTTTTCGATGAGTTATCGACACATATGTGAATCTGTCTTGTATAAGTGTTGATTTTTTGTCCCGTTTCCTCGTCCTGAACAAAGTTGATGCGAGTAGGATCGGAATCGATGAGATAATCTATTTCAGACTTAATTCTCTCGAATTTCGGATAATCTCTGATCTCTGCGGTTGAATTATCATCTTCAGAATTTTCGATACCGTAATCGGGGACGCATTCTCTGAATGATTCGGGAGTCAGTGCTTTTGTCTGTATCTCATACTGTTCTCTGCAGAGGCTGCGGAGCTCGTCCTTGCAATTTTCGAGATAATATACTACAGCCCTGTCCACTGCAACATGCTCTCTGATTTTAGAATCCACGTTCATCAGCATGCTGACTGGCGTTATCTTGTCCTGCTTTTCCGAACGATTCCAATACCTTCTGATTGCAACACAACAGATGAACCAGGCAATGGCTTCTTTCATCGATGGCGGCATCATTTCAGGATGCCCCTCCAGATTCCCAATATTGGCTGGCATCTCTGTTTCGATGACCATTTTATTCGACAGGGCAGAATCATCTCCGGAGAATATCCTGTGAAGCCCCAGATAATAACTGGACGGAGTAAGAGCGAAAATGAAATCGGCAGGATATAAGGTCGAATTCTTATCCGGCGAATTGGTCTCACCCTCATTGAGAAGATTGGCATACGGAGTCGCAGTATAACATAGGTAGTTCACTGAGCGGAAAGGATCCATTCTCTTCCCACTAGTGGATTTTCCATTGATTAGATAGATTATCAAACGGTTGATCTTTGTTCTCTCATCATATGCTTCTATCTCTTCCTGTGTCATCGTTTCTTTTTCTTTATTGCTGAGCGTTTTGGTGTTGATACTGGCCAAATCTGCTTCGTCATCAATGACGATAAGGCGGATTTCCGACCGTTGGTTTCCTTTACGCTGAAGAGTGATCAACAAATCTCTGAGGCGGTCGCTGTTCTTCAGACAGACCCATAGATAGCGTTCGGGGCTGTTTTCATCTAGGCTCTGAAGTTCGTTGCTGGCGATATCGGCGGGCTTCCGCCCCGGTTCAATGATGTGCCAGTTATAGCGAAGCTTGTCAGATGGATCTTCGGCATCTCTCTTCAATTCGCTCTCCATTCTCGACTGGGTCTGTTCCCTGAGATTGTCGATGGTTCCAGAAAGTATCACGAACAGATTCCAACCGAGATCCGCCGCCATAGAAATAATCCCTATCATGTTGGCTGTTTTCCCAGATTGGACTTCGCCGAAGATCAGCCCTTCATTGGGATTGTTCTGGGCCGTATTGTCTTTAAGAAGTTCAACTACATTCCTAGATGATTCTTCCAATTCGGGAATGTTTTCAAATCCTTTTGATTCAAGTATGTGCTTATAATGGCCCCATTGAGTTTCTCTAGAGTCTGAAATCAAGCGAACTGTCCTTTCATTACTAGTAATTGTATTTTTTTTATCGAGGTCATAACTGGGCGCCGATCTTTCCTGGTATCTGACATATCCAGTCATGTAATTGTAAAATCCAGGATAATCAGCACGGCATATTTTCATCAGCGTTTTGAAATTATTTCCTCTTTCATCTTGAGGTATAGTGTCAGGATTATTTGACCAAAACAGCAGTTCTTTATTATCACATCCCATAGTATTGGCAGTTTCACGTATAGTTCTGTAAAATTCTTTCGGATGCTCTTCCATAGTAACACAAACTTGATTGTAATCCAATTGACCAGATAAATATCTTGATTGTTATTTTACGGTATTCGATAATTCAAATCTGATGAAAAGTGAGATTGCCTAGCACTGCCTTCGGCGGTCACGCTCACAAACAGTTTAGCATCGGGGTGTTGCCAACGACTCGTTGGTGACTGCATAGCAATTATTTTGGTTCTATAACATTTCGTGTGGAATCGGGCAGAGGAGCAGGCTCATAACGACCTGCAGCTGTCGCGGAAGAACACTATCCTTCCGAGACGCATCTCCTTCCCGTAACCTCTCGCCAATCCCTTGGACAGCTGCACCCTGCCGTTGAGGGATTCCTGGTAGCCGTTGTTGATGCCGGTCTCTATGGCCTTCAATATCCCTTCGAGATGCTTCTTCACGGTCTTGGCCAATGCTCTGAAACCCGCGGATCCTTCCTCTGCGGCCCACTGCGCCCATCTGACCAGATGGGCACGTGCCAGATCGATCTGCTCGTATGAGTAGTCGAACACCTGCCTGAGGGACTCCTTCATCTGATAGGATGTACCTACAAGCTCGTTGTCCTTGGTTATGTCCATGAGCTCATGCATCTCATCCGGACGGAGGTTCTCGGGGTTCTTCAGCAGCGCGTAACGGACGGATTTCCTCCTCTGGCCGTTGATCTGCGTCGATGCGCGGTCGCGGTCCAGATGCCTGTTGGCGATCTGGACCAGATGGAACGGGTCGTAGACCGGCTCGGCGTTGGGGAGATATTCTTTGGCGCCGGCGATGAACGCATCGCCGAAGTCCGTGGCAATCAGTTCGATGGCCCGCGGGTCGCCGTCATGTTCACAGAGCCAGACAGCGAATTCCCTGATGGTATCGGAATCCTTCCCCTTGGTTATGAACACGATATCCCCGGTATCGGCGTCGGTCACTGCCGTGATGTACTTATGGTGCTTCTTCGCCGCCGTCTCATCCACACGGATGCGCCTCAGTCCGGACAGGTCCATGGAATCGAGATGGCGGTCGACAACGGCCCCGACTATATCGTCCAGCACCTTCCAGGACACCTTGAGAAGCCTCGATGCCGCTGCAAGCGACATCTGTGCCATATGTTCGATGGCCGCCTCCATGAACCTCTTCGTATAGCTCACGCGCTGATCCGCCCAGGGTATGTCCGCCTGGGTTATCTTCCCGCACTTGGGACACATGCAGCGCGGTATCGCGGCATGGATGTAGCAGACGGTATCGTCCAGATTGGCATGTCTCCATACCCTGACCCTGGCGTCGTGGATCGAACGTCTGCATCCGCACTCCGGACATATTCCGGGGTCTCCGATGAAATCCATGTCGATGTGGGTGACCTTCACGTCATCCTCCACTCCTCCCCGGATCGCCGTTATTTTCCACTGATCGGTCTCCACCCCGAGGATGAATTTCATCGACTGCTCCAATGTCATCGGGGCGCATCCTTCGCCCTTCGGCGAAGGTGCCTTACAGCTCCTTTTGGCGCACACAGGTGCGTATGCGCATGATCGATTATGAGCCTGCTCCTCTGCCCGATTCCACACGAAATGTTATAGAACCATTATTTTGCTAGTATCGAGGTTGCGATAATGTGGAAATGAAGCCAGATGCGGTTATTCAAGCATCTCTTCCGCATCTTTTCACAACCTGTTCGTGCAAGAGAGGTCCACAGTCTGAAAGCGTTTATCCCTATCCTCTGACACGATCAATCATGTGCAACGACGTGTATGCAGACAGAATCCTGCCCTGTATTCCCGTCTGATTTCGGATTTCTCATCCAGATTTGTGTTCCGCAGCAAGGATGCGACCCCCAAGGATTCAAGTACGGCGGCGTCAACACATCTGTTTTGTATTACTCCTCTCGGCGACGTTTCTCTCTCTACCGCCCGGCTGCTTGTTCCCAGACGACTTCCCACGTATCTCAATTTGAAGAAGAAGTGCCATTTATTCTCAAAAGCTATCTGTGCTATAATCAGAATGACTTCAGATAATGTCCAAATTAATTTCATCTATGATTTGAGCAATCACTATAATATCTTTACAAACAAAACAAAAATTCTTCAATGAGCCAACATTCGGAAATTTTTGTCTCTGTTTTCACTGAAACACCCCGGATCTATCTTCGTCTTGTCTCTGAAAACTTTCAATTGCTCAGCCTCGAAATTGTTGAAGACAGAATCATAGTTTTCAAACTAACAATTGACTAATATGCTCCAGCCAATACACGGATGTGGACAACCATACCCCCGAACAACGCCACAGGAACATGGCCGCCATCAAATGTAAGGATACAGGGATTGAGGTGAAGCTTCGGAAGGAACTGTGGTCGCGGGGACTCCGCTATCGGAAGAACTGTAAAGATGTTCCGGGGAAGCCTGATGTTGTTTTCAAGAGGGCGAAAGTGGCAGTTTTCTGCGATTCCGAGTTCTGGCACGGGAAGGATTGGGAAACGAGAAAGAATCAGATCCATTCGAACCGCGATTACTGGATTCCAAAAATAGAGCGCAAT
Coding sequences within:
- a CDS encoding ISL3 family transposase; amino-acid sequence: MTLEQSMKFILGVETDQWKITAIRGGVEDDVKVTHIDMDFIGDPGICPECGCRRSIHDARVRVWRHANLDDTVCYIHAAIPRCMCPKCGKITQADIPWADQRVSYTKRFMEAAIEHMAQMSLAAASRLLKVSWKVLDDIVGAVVDRHLDSMDLSGLRRIRVDETAAKKHHKYITAVTDADTGDIVFITKGKDSDTIREFAVWLCEHDGDPRAIELIATDFGDAFIAGAKEYLPNAEPVYDPFHLVQIANRHLDRDRASTQINGQRRKSVRYALLKNPENLRPDEMHELMDITKDNELVGTSYQMKESLRQVFDYSYEQIDLARAHLVRWAQWAAEEGSAGFRALAKTVKKHLEGILKAIETGINNGYQESLNGRVQLSKGLARGYGKEMRLGRIVFFRDSCRSL
- a CDS encoding very short patch repair endonuclease codes for the protein MAAIKCKDTGIEVKLRKELWSRGLRYRKNCKDVPGKPDVVFKRAKVAVFCDSEFWHGKDWETRKNQIHSNRDYWIPKIERNIERDREVNEQLNEMGWTVLRFWGKTIDKETATCADEIERLVHESKH